A single region of the Actinomycetota bacterium genome encodes:
- a CDS encoding response regulator — translation MNEQVTKQTDNEMFSEKETILRRPAHIITLLILVAAFLFLVAASIGYIEFRHISLANLRINFVALLFVPIIAMVTALIGALIISHQNRNKSLVEIREAINAAAGGDLNSQLEVKGSGVIADLREGFNRMSAAIELDTDEIRRERNRYHSVHQAITDGIIVFDRLGRVISANPAAEVAMGLLEDEMRGKWQIGDREIERVITDADIVPDEQRKKCWQVKNCTQISCPSYESSDLRCWLQCGTFCHNEIQGTFSQKRDACERCDVFMRNGIKITELEKDGRYYSVTISPILNDFGHEEGRMALFHDISELRSTAHILARRNLELTVLNEIVSSLSGSLDDVDLVLKDVLTKLTKFFGVPAGVILLNEKGGSGARIAAHEGISPQTTVMLQLVGVMKGLDEFMNVTSGAVDAERLLERHISVRKMLDKERLSNPLIFPVSVKGKIIGALMLIGGDMAKHDENCVRLVSAVAAQIGAAVQNQELYRKVTSAKLAWETTFDSMTDGVSVHDADHNIIRANQGMASLLGTTKEKLIGSKCYRSMHGGDSPIAQCPRQEVMKTGKGVSMEIEEPWLNKVMRLTVNPVFGDDGDILGMVHVVRDITERKRMREQLLQSEKMAAVGQLVSGVAHELNNPLTGVIGYAQLMMRRCQDGCEQPAIKDVEAILSEAQRASKIVQSLLSFARKYKPQKCEVDLNEAIRSVINLRSYDLNVRNIKLDTDLDPGLPRVVADLHQMEQVLLNIINNAEQAIDTAQGQGIISVRTRSDGDSIRAEIVDNGAGIASEDLAHIFDPFFTTKEIGKGTGLGLSICYGIVEEHGGEIRVSSRKDVGTTMTIELPACTDSHPVSAINPGIKTSDENRSRVLVVDDEPAIVELLTDILTMDGHGVDIAKNGKMAMQKLSCGSYDHVITDINMPQMDGRELYRRISEIDPSLAANVIFITGDSVSRDTREYLDSTGNYYLVKPFDLNNLREMLNKVLNKK, via the coding sequence ATGAACGAACAAGTGACCAAACAAACCGATAATGAAATGTTTTCCGAAAAGGAAACCATTTTACGACGACCTGCGCACATTATCACATTGCTTATTCTAGTTGCGGCCTTCCTTTTCCTTGTAGCAGCTTCAATCGGCTACATCGAATTCAGGCATATAAGTCTTGCCAATTTACGCATCAATTTCGTCGCTTTGTTATTTGTTCCGATAATTGCCATGGTCACGGCTTTGATCGGCGCCTTGATAATAAGTCATCAGAACCGGAATAAATCGTTGGTTGAAATCCGGGAGGCGATCAACGCCGCTGCGGGCGGCGACCTAAACAGCCAGCTGGAAGTGAAGGGTTCTGGTGTAATTGCAGACCTCAGGGAAGGCTTTAACCGGATGTCCGCGGCAATCGAGCTTGATACCGATGAAATCCGGCGCGAGCGCAATCGCTATCATTCAGTGCACCAGGCAATTACCGACGGAATCATCGTTTTCGATCGCCTGGGACGAGTCATTTCAGCAAATCCGGCGGCCGAAGTCGCAATGGGGCTGCTCGAAGATGAGATGCGTGGTAAATGGCAGATCGGCGACAGGGAAATCGAGCGGGTAATCACAGACGCTGACATCGTTCCCGACGAGCAAAGAAAGAAATGCTGGCAGGTCAAGAACTGCACTCAGATTTCATGCCCCTCCTATGAAAGCAGTGATCTCAGGTGCTGGCTACAATGCGGTACTTTCTGTCACAACGAGATCCAGGGAACATTCAGTCAGAAGAGAGATGCCTGCGAGCGATGTGATGTATTCATGCGAAACGGTATTAAGATTACCGAGCTGGAAAAAGACGGGCGCTATTATTCGGTAACGATCAGCCCGATCCTGAACGACTTTGGCCATGAGGAAGGACGCATGGCTCTCTTTCACGATATTTCTGAACTCAGGTCTACCGCTCATATTCTCGCCCGTCGCAATCTCGAACTCACGGTCCTCAATGAGATCGTTTCTTCACTCTCAGGCTCTCTCGATGATGTCGACTTGGTCCTCAAGGATGTTCTGACTAAACTGACAAAATTTTTTGGCGTTCCGGCCGGTGTGATCCTTTTAAACGAAAAAGGGGGCAGTGGTGCGAGGATCGCTGCTCACGAGGGCATCTCACCTCAGACGACCGTGATGCTGCAGCTAGTGGGTGTAATGAAGGGGCTTGATGAATTCATGAATGTTACGAGCGGGGCCGTCGATGCAGAGCGGTTGTTGGAGCGACACATATCAGTCAGGAAGATGCTCGATAAGGAACGGCTGAGCAATCCTTTGATATTTCCGGTTTCTGTAAAAGGCAAAATTATTGGCGCCTTAATGCTGATAGGCGGAGATATGGCTAAGCACGATGAAAACTGTGTCCGGTTGGTAAGCGCTGTCGCCGCCCAGATCGGCGCAGCAGTGCAGAATCAGGAGCTTTACCGCAAGGTCACCAGCGCCAAGTTAGCGTGGGAAACCACATTTGACTCGATGACCGACGGCGTATCGGTACATGACGCCGATCACAATATCATTCGCGCAAACCAGGGTATGGCTTCGCTTCTGGGCACTACCAAGGAAAAGTTGATCGGTAGCAAGTGCTACCGTTCCATGCACGGCGGCGATTCGCCTATCGCTCAGTGTCCCCGTCAGGAAGTGATGAAAACCGGTAAAGGCGTTTCGATGGAAATTGAGGAGCCGTGGCTGAACAAGGTTATGCGTTTGACAGTCAACCCGGTATTCGGCGATGACGGCGATATCCTGGGAATGGTACATGTCGTCAGGGACATAACCGAAAGAAAGCGCATGCGCGAGCAACTCCTGCAATCGGAGAAGATGGCAGCGGTGGGTCAACTGGTCTCGGGTGTCGCCCACGAGCTTAACAATCCCCTCACCGGTGTCATTGGATATGCGCAACTGATGATGAGACGTTGCCAGGACGGATGCGAGCAACCAGCGATCAAGGATGTCGAAGCAATACTTTCCGAGGCTCAGAGGGCTTCGAAAATCGTGCAGAGCCTGCTGTCCTTTGCGCGCAAATACAAGCCGCAGAAATGCGAGGTCGACCTCAACGAAGCAATCCGTTCAGTAATCAATCTGCGTTCTTATGACCTGAACGTCAGGAACATCAAACTGGATACGGATCTCGATCCGGGCCTCCCTCGCGTTGTCGCTGATCTGCATCAGATGGAACAGGTTCTGCTGAATATCATAAACAATGCCGAACAGGCGATCGACACAGCGCAAGGCCAAGGCATCATTAGCGTGAGGACGCGAAGCGATGGCGACTCGATCAGGGCTGAGATTGTGGACAACGGCGCCGGGATCGCAAGCGAGGACCTGGCTCACATTTTCGATCCTTTTTTTACAACCAAGGAAATCGGTAAAGGGACCGGGCTGGGCCTTAGCATTTGTTATGGAATCGTCGAGGAGCATGGCGGTGAGATCCGGGTATCCAGCCGCAAAGACGTAGGCACCACAATGACTATTGAGTTGCCGGCCTGCACAGATTCCCATCCAGTGTCGGCAATCAACCCGGGTATTAAAACTTCCGATGAGAATCGAAGCCGGGTTTTGGTTGTTGATGACGAACCCGCCATCGTCGAACTGCTAACCGATATTCTTACCATGGATGGGCATGGAGTGGATATCGCCAAGAACGGAAAGATGGCAATGCAGAAGCTTTCGTGCGGCAGCTACGACCATGTGATCACCGATATCAACATGCCGCAAATGGACGGCCGCGAGCTTTACCGCCGAATAAGCGAGATAGACCCCTCGCTGGCGGCTAACGTCATATTTATCACCGGGGATTCGGTCAGCAGAGACACCCGCGAATATCTCGACAGCACCGGTAATTATTATCTGGTGAAACCTTTCGACCTTAATAATCTCAGGGAAATGCTAAACAAGGTGTTGAATAAAAAATGA
- a CDS encoding response regulator, producing MKSDKETSVLVVDDEATIREVLQRTLASEGYDCATAGNVDEAVGKMQNRGFELVLTDIMMPGKSGVELLKEIQTLSPDTAVIMVTAVSDTQTAINAMKMGASDYVTKPFNLVEVLMSVDRALEKRALYISNRDYRDHLEQKVEKQTEEIRSTFLGALKALAEALEAKDPYTNGHSKRVTEITVTLAREMGLSEEEQDRIRLAGLVHDIGKIGVPEAILHKVGKLTDEEFDLIKEHPGMGEKILKPIIRDSEVLAIVGYHHERFAGGGYPEGISGEQIPLGARLLAVADAFDAMTSSRPYRKAMSVDKAKGQLLANRGSQFDPELVDLFIKSEGKLPFCPMTAQPASG from the coding sequence ATGAAATCAGACAAGGAAACCAGTGTTTTAGTAGTCGATGACGAAGCAACCATCCGCGAAGTCCTCCAGCGCACGCTTGCATCGGAGGGATACGATTGCGCGACTGCCGGCAATGTAGACGAAGCTGTCGGCAAGATGCAAAACCGCGGCTTCGAACTAGTTTTAACCGACATCATGATGCCCGGCAAGTCCGGGGTCGAACTGCTCAAGGAGATCCAGACATTGAGTCCCGATACGGCCGTCATCATGGTGACTGCTGTCTCGGATACGCAAACGGCGATAAACGCAATGAAGATGGGGGCAAGCGATTACGTCACAAAGCCGTTTAATCTCGTAGAAGTTCTCATGAGCGTCGATCGCGCACTCGAGAAGCGGGCTCTTTATATATCGAACCGCGATTATCGCGACCACCTGGAGCAAAAGGTCGAAAAGCAGACCGAAGAGATCCGGTCTACTTTCCTGGGGGCGCTTAAGGCGCTGGCCGAAGCACTCGAAGCAAAAGATCCGTACACCAACGGTCACTCGAAGCGTGTTACCGAAATTACCGTTACGCTCGCGCGTGAGATGGGCCTCTCGGAAGAGGAGCAGGACCGCATAAGGCTCGCGGGCCTGGTGCACGACATCGGCAAGATCGGCGTCCCGGAAGCGATTTTACATAAAGTCGGAAAACTGACTGACGAGGAATTCGATCTAATCAAGGAGCACCCGGGCATGGGTGAGAAGATCCTCAAACCGATCATAAGGGATTCCGAGGTGCTGGCGATTGTCGGGTATCATCACGAACGTTTCGCTGGCGGCGGTTATCCCGAAGGTATTTCAGGCGAACAGATCCCGCTGGGAGCGCGCCTGTTGGCGGTTGCGGATGCATTCGACGCAATGACATCGAGCCGGCCTTACAGAAAGGCGATGAGCGTGGATAAGGCGAAGGGGCAGCTTTTAGCGAACCGGGGAAGCCAGTTCGATCCCGAGCTCGTGGATCTCTTTATCAAATCGGAAGGCAAGCTGCCTTTCTGCCCCATGACCGCACAGCCAGCGTCCGGTTGA